The sequence tatatgtatatatatatatatacatatatatatacatgtatatatatatatatatatatatatatatatatatatatatatatatatatatatatatatatataataaaagtaGTATGTTTGTAAACTACAAAATAAATATCTTCAAAATTCTATGTTAAAGGCCCATGAATGAGGTTTTAGGCAAAGTAAGGATCTCAATAGTTAGTCCAAATATTCTTTTGGGTCATATAGTCTGGATAAAGGGTCTTGCCAAAGGTAAACTAGTGTGGGAAGCAAGGCTTTGGGACTTTGATTATCATGGGTATAAGGTCCAAAATTGACTTCGAGTTCTAAAAtcttgaagagatgcagtgaaaaatggctaagtgcaAGTTTAGGAAATGAGAAACTAAGAGTTCTTGGGCTCTAGGGATAATCTCCAAAATTTTATTCAAGAAGAAATGTTCCAAATTGAATGCTTCATGCCTTATATAGGATTGTGGGTTTCGAGTCTCTAGGCTTTTGAGGTTCAAGAGAGTTTAGAATTTTGGTTATATAAGGACCTAAATATAGTATTCTCAAATTTAAGAGTTGTATGTTTCaaaatttcaagggttttgagaTTTGGATATCATACTATTTTCATCTATTGATTCATTCAGGATTTGATGTGTCAAAATAAACAAAACTCAAAATTCCATGTGTCAGTTTTTTTTATCATATTTAGGGGTTAGGGAACCCATGGAGTTTAAGTTATAAATAATGCATCCAACCATTCCTTTAAGACCTAGAGTTGTGGAGTTGTTTATGAAAGTTCTAACACTTATCCAATTTAgtgtttggtttggtcattcatggtAGTTTGCAAGGGTTCACAAATTCTAAGGATTTATAGGTTGAATTTCAAGAACAAAAGTTGATATAATCATGAGGTTATACTACGACATAAGTCAAACACCAATCTAGGACATGGACTATAATGGTTAAAGTGGTtgtgaattttattgaatttaaggtTGGGAAACTAGGGTATCCTACTAGAGATGAGTTTGGGGCATCAAATCCCAATAAGATTCAATTTGATGCTATGATACATGTAGGAAAGTAGAACTAAAGTAAATGAAAAACCTAAACAAAAACCTCGAAATAAAGTGAAACAAAGgaaacatagataaaagaaacttCAAAAAATGTAAAACAAGAAATAAAACCAAAAGAACACATGAGAAGTAATCTTATATAACCTTTGCTTACTTTTGTGAATAGAAAACAACCCAGAAATTGAGAACAAAAATGCGTGAGCATGGGAAATATGGGGAACAAAATAACCAGGTATCAAGTCTTCAAATAATCCAAAAGCCCTAATCAACAAGTTGTTATGAAGTTCTCTCAAAATCTTTGAAGCTCTTAAACTACAATGTGGATTGAAATAAGCTCAAACTTGGATTTAAATAGTATTCGTTTGGCCAAACAAGATTGCCATTACTGTGGTAGCTGAGACAAATGTGCTCACAACCTCTAGAAACTTAAATTCTTAAAGCATAGGCTAAAGGGGTGGGGAGCACGGAACTGAGATGAACAAAAACCATAGGAAAAAATACTAACATTCCTATGGGTTTTGAAATCTCAAAGATATTTACacacacaaatgatcaatggttgAAACGGGGACTCTAAGAAGAAAAATAACACTAAGAATTTTTCTTGAGGTTCCTTCTGGACCTAGATTTgtttgtgtaaataattattcatctcggatattattacaccttacttaagtttacttaggaaatgcatttcatagtagtttgggtatgagacacttgggtgtttgtgccacattgggatagtgtgtgtaggagaatttccaccttttgtggtcttatcttattgttacattccaccttcggtgggtgatccacctcatgtggaataatatattgtttctcctacctacccacacctatttcctacctacccttgtttcttattgagccacgtgtcatgtttgtgttctcacatatccatatagccttgcctatataagcaggctcatattcattgtatgtaacgcttgatgatctagttgatcagtattttgatcttgatagaatacagtttatttctatcatctattttattctctcttatttgtgctttccattgcctctagatcttggcaaaatctcacaagagtCTCTAAGAAACACCAAAACCTAAAAATGGGGCCACACCATCTTATCAATAATAGCAATCCTAATTCCACCTATTCCTAGTGGCACATATCTTCTAGGACACGTGTATCACCACTGATGAGGCTCAATCCCCACATAGTCTCCTCTAAAGCACATAAAACCCCCTATTGATAGTTTGGCACCCTTAACAAAAAAGAACACCGAAAATGGTTAAGTGGTGCATAGACAAATATATGCAATGGCCTCTGCCTCAGTGACAAGAGTAGCCAAAGGAATTGCTTGATTATTCAAGACCAAAAATCTTAGTGCAATACAACACGCAAAGCACTACATTAAAGAAGATGAggtatattataattaataatgaTAGATAAAACTCCACAGTTTCTTTGACATGCAGATCTTTCAAGTGAAGTTGatccccaatattaggatctttactatacaaaataatttaaagaGTTGATATGTTATTTAATATAATTGTGTTTTACTCAATAAAATGTGAAACTAACTATTCAATCAATAAAGATGGGATTAAGGACTTTATTGACACTTTGACAGATTCCCTTGGGCCTATTAAAACTTGAAAGCTCGTGAGCATGATTCAGAAGTTGTCTCATGCCTCATGATGTCAAACCTATGAAGATCAACCACAAGCCCATAATTGATAAGCTAATAGAGTATGTGGATGACATGAAAGACAACCTGAATAATCTGGTGGAAATTAGCAGGGAGGCGATGAGTaacaacattgagggtttgaaaaaaataaatgttaTGATTGCAGACTATAGAACCAGACCTAGAGGCGGTGATCCTGCCTTggcaaaaaatagaaaaaataatgctTTGGAGGGTGGTGAGATTGCTGTTGGAGGGAAGACTATCTCAGGTCCTTGTACTAGGACCAAGAGTCGGATCCAGGACCaaggtacctccagattcatcatagaggatctggagaaaatcaacaagaagattatttAGAAGATTTATGAATTGGTGCGCTCTCTCAATTGAGTGATTTCTCATGTTTTTGGGAGCTTTTCATGTTGTTTTTTGGCTTTGGGTTTGTGTGGGGTTTGTCCCCTTTTTAACGTTTGTTTGGCTGTTGGCCTGTGTCTCTAAAagtttgggtttcaggtccctataaaacccatttatctttatcaaaaactattCAATCATATTAAACTTCAGACTATTTAAGTAGAATGAATATTAGTTTAAATTCTAATAACTTGACAATAGTctacttaattttttttaattattttattagggaaaataggttttgaagggacctgaaaccctttacatcaaaacCATCTAGTCATAAGAAACAAACACTAAACAACCACTAGACATAAGCAAACATAGAACACCAAAAATAGGGGGATAAAACCCTAAAGACCTTACatatatttcattaaattttcattcttttgtatCAAATCCTCATTAATATTATGCACCCTATGGACAATACTATCAATGGGAGTTGATCCCTTGTATAAGGCTTAGGAGAAGAACTAGAAGCTAATTTGACACTGGCATAAGGAGAATCATTAGGAGAATCCACAACAACCTTGGACATATTCTGGATGCCTTGAGCTATTCAACAACTTAAGCATTTTGCTTAATTGTTGTTGTACTTTACTGCTAATGTTGATTCATTTTTATAGTTTGATTTGTAAACTCATGCTAAGTTATGACATTCTCATTTGCTTAACTCTTACCTAGCAAATATTTTTGTCTTATATTTAAAATTTGAGAAAACTAGACATTTAGTTTTTTCACATGGAAGATACCATTTTAGATATATATGACTTTGTTCTTCTCTTTGGTTTCAATATTCTTTTATGTTAATATTTTTTTACAATCAAGACCTTGAAACACCatataatgaattatatattatgaTAGAACCCACGAAACTCCATTTACATTGAAACTAAAAgatataacataattaaattctcataaaaaaatatatcaattactatattattattattattttggttaaGAAAGATCGGCGGATTTAATAATAAGGCAACAAAAAGCTAAGCCCAAGATTCTCTAACCAAACCAATGTATAGCAAATCACCAGCCCGGGTTAGGGTTAAGCAAGAAGCTGAAGAGCCAAAAATAACTCAGAGGGCTATTTTTATTCATATAAAAAAGAACCCACCCCGCACATATAAATACAGGGGTTAGCCGGTCATTACAGATTATTACAAAGTGAGCTATAGATTTGTTCTTACTCTTTCCTTCAGTGTCCTTCGCTTTCCCTCCGCAAAATATCCGTTTTCAATCCCCAAAACATCCATGCCGAATGATTGTAAAGTTTTATTGAAGAGCTCAGACAACGAAATGTTCGAGATTGATGAGGCCGTGGCATTTGAATCTGAAACGATCAAGAATACGATTGAGGATACGGGCAAGGAGAAGGCCGTGCTCTTGCCGAATGTGAATAGTAAGATCCTCGCGAAAGTTATCGAATATTGTAATTATCATGTGGAGGCCACCAAGAGCGCCATCTCGGAGGAGGATGTGAAGAAGTGGGATAAGGAGTTCGTGAAGGTGGATCAAGCTACCCTTTTTGATCTTATACTGGTATGTATGATTTTCAGCTCCCCTTTATTACTGTGTTTAGATgttgcttttgatgtatatcttagGGTTTCAGAAGAAAATTGAACCCTCTTATGTTGGAAATATTATACGTATTTTGGCTTTAAAGCACACGGATTTCTAATAGTTGATATGCATTAAATCGTAGCATGAATTTTGGTAGCGTTTGGTTTGCAGGATTTCAGGTTTCCGTGTACTTGTACTGGTTTTATTTCTGCAATGGTTTCCTTTGAAGAATTTATGTGTTTTCGGACAAATTGAAGCAATTTCCTTTGCAGAATTTATGTGGCTTTCGAATGTCTTTAAGGGTAGGATTTGCGGGATGAATTTTTGCCTGGTTCTGTTTTTTAAACTTCATATTTTTGTGTCGCCTGGTTTTAGTTTTTTACGTTTGATATTTTAGTGCCTTTGAACGATCTATCGAAATTTAGATGTTTAAGCTGGTTCAGAAAATTTGAAGCTATTTTTTTGTCATTGAGGATGAGTGTGTTTCCCTATAGATGATAGGTTTAACTGTTTAATCATTTGCAGTATATATCTGTTGATATGCTTGCAATAAACTTTATTTTCTCTAAAGGTATATGCTGGAAATGATGAGTTGTTACGTATATTTCTGAATGTAAAGAAACTCCTGGACTTAACGTGCCAAACTGTAGCTGACATGATTGAGGGCAAAAGCCCAAAAGAGATCCGAAAGACGTTTAAAATAAAGAATGACTTCACTCCTGAAGAGGAGGCAGAAGTCAGGCGTGAAAATCAATGGGCCTTTGACTAAATCAGGAAGTTACTTTACAAATAGTTTTGTCGCATGGGACCTGGTATTCTTACCAAGTATCTTATAATGACTTGTTGGGCTTTAGGACCTTAGAGATTTGATTGCTGGTATTTGCCTGGTCTCCAGGATTTTAAGTTGTATTAAATGCAGCAGTTTTAGGTGATAAATTGACAGTATTTTTACcaaagaatttatcaaatgctttattttgaatgttttGTATAGATACAAATCAAATGTTTCTATTTTAAAAATTTGATACAATTTGAAATTATTACCTGTCAACTGTGCTGATATTTTAGTTGAAATTATTAATCAATAAAACACCCACACCAATTTTAATCAATGAATAATCAGTATTTTAGATATTAATCATTGATAGTTTTTATTTATACCTATTTTCATGAGAATGAAAAATGTAATTAAATAACTTCCTTTAGagaaaaagaatatatataaattaaattaaaatcataaaatttaatataaataggttaaatatatttatgttaaaattaaagaaatatcaatttgaaatcattaaaaaaaatgaaataccaaattcaaaatatattattttaaaaatattttattattaaatattaattttttaactaTAAACTTaataacaatattaaaataataataaaaaaaattatgtgaaaatgtctactatacatataattttttttaatttttttaaaaacttaataaaaatatgaaaaacataataaatatttttataaacataataatataatatcatttgacGTACTTAATACCGTATTTGTTGGTTATCCcacttaataaattattatattattatgttgtaattaatattaaattattattatattatggtattataattaattttaaatcactattatattatgatattgcaattattcattattatatattatagtGTAATTAGTATTTAATCATTGTGAAAAAAAATTatgataataaattttttttataagcaaataatataatatccttTGATGTACTTAATATCATATTTATTGGTTATCCCACttgaaaaattattatattattatgttgtaATCCCAATTCTACGTAACAATTGTAGAACACTTACACTATTTCATACTACGTCTTTCTTCTTTTATTTCGGACAGTTCCAATATTACTCCTGTGACTCCAGGAAACTCGAACGACTTCCGGAATCCTCGGCCGCAGAGAAACAAAAGTAGCCCTCCAAATCTTTTGGACATGGCTGCCGGACGTGCGTTGGCAAATAGTGGTACGGGTGCAGGTGGAAACAGGGCGATGAATGCATCATCTTTTGGATTCCAAGCATCCTTTGTTCACATCGGTTGGCAggaatctttcaaatgctttgaGAAATCTGGTTCTTTTGCCAATGAAGCACGTCAAACTTTTCTTGCATGGATTTCGTAGATTCCTCTGATCGGCTTCAGTAGATTCCATAGATTCATTAGAAAACTAATAATGGTTTGGaaaagaaaaactagggtttgccaAGAATAGTTACGGATAATAGAAGCTATCATGTCCGTTCCAGAAGAAAAAATTGTTAGTGGTTGACATATTTATTTTGCTTGATGCCAAATCAGGCTTCTAGAGAGCAAATATGTTTCTGACAGCTTCTATCAAGGCAATTTGGCAATGTAACAATTTGAATTTAGTTATGGTATATGTGAGATTTCAAAGAAAAgtttagtttttgattaaggtaaatgaGTTTTATTGGGATCTGAAACCCAAAAGTTTTACAATATCCAGAGAATAAGTATCAAAGATCATAACAACAAAAGATAAATCAATATGGACCAATCCCACAAAACAGTCTAAAACACAAAAAAGACTAAGACCAGAAACCTACTAATAAGAATGCAACGGATCTACAATCTTCTGAATGACTATCCTGTTGATATCCTCCAACTTGTCAATGATAAATCTAAAGTAGTCACTTTCTTTTTCTGCTTGGAGTCTGAAGGAGTCACATTGGCAATTCAACTAGATTTTTCAAACTTCCTTTGATTTCTTCCACACTCACCTCCAAATTCCATATGCTTCTTTCATGATTTGATTTCATCTTGTCCATGTCCTCACTAACTTTCTGGGTCAAATGGAGGATTTTCTCTATTTTATTGGACCCAGGGTTGTCCATAAATGTATCCACAATATCCTTTATACCCTCTTTTAATAGTTAAATCTCCATGGCCATCTTCTAGAGATAATCCAACTGACTAGTGGCTGCAATGGAAATGCAATCATCCAAGTTTGGGACAATGACAACCCTCCCCTATTTCCTAGGATCAATGTCTATGGGGATCTCAATCTTAATCTCTTGTTCACTATCTATCTTGGCCTCCCCTTTCCAGATTTGGGCTTCTTAGACTTGGGAGAGACAAAGTCAACGAACTTGGTCCCCTGATTTTTATATTTGCTAGTGGCCCACCTAGGGTGCTTGTTGCGCCACTACTTGTTCTAGGGGTAATATTCTGAATGGCGCCCTCACCAGTAGGCAGACAATACTCAGGACCGTTAGACAAATCTTGATCTTGCTAGTCCTTGGCAGACCCGCTATCTTCCCCTTCCAAATCCATGTCAGAAACCACCTGAACCTCCAATTTGGAAGAAGAAACATGGGTTTTTCAAAACAGGGGACAACATGACTTCATGGGCCTTGGCATAATCCATAATAAGTCGAATATGACCCTCATAGAGGACAGGATTATCCACATTCTCAGCATGTTTCTCTAGACTATGCCTtaaagaagataaaagataaaagaaaataaaaattttccTATCGTGCCTGaagtgattcaaaatgacaaagtgGTAGGAAAAAAAGCTCGCACactgaccatcaagagtgatgtaTCTCATGATAACCTCTGCCACATTGGCCCAAGGCATCTAAAggtcctttgggttgtagccaCCACTGGCCATCTTCTGAACACTGTTCCGCTCCTTCTGCTTGTCAAAGAAAGTGGAGATAACTTCTTCAACTAATTTTCCTTCCCTATTAAACTTCCTTCCCTCCATCTGCATACCAGTTATTTTAGCAATAAAATCTTCATCAATCCTAAATTCTTCAGTGGCACTCGGTGAAAACCCAGACGTTAACAAATTCTTCAATGGCACTCGGCAAAATCCTAGACGTTAACAAATTCTTCAGTGGCACTTAGTGAAATCCCCTTCAGCCTTTCCATATACAACACCAGGCCTATGTCCAAAATCTCATTCCAAACCTCAATATTCCTTTTCCTAttttcaaaagaggtgggttccaTCCTATTCTTGTCGCCCCCATGAAATTCATAATTCTGATAGAGCACGAAAACACACCTAGAACACATAGCAGCAAGCCTAACCAAAAACAAGTGAAGCCTCTAGAATAGAAAGAATTGGGAGGCATGAAAACATCCACCAAGAAAAATTATCCCAACGACATTCTGTCATTATGAATCGGTAATGAGTAGCCGATTAATTCAGCATCCTTTCTAGTTAGGTCACATAGGTTTCTCAGGAAAAATTCCATTTTTGTCCATCATTTAACTTCCACATAATCTATCTTCGAACATGTAGTGTCATGGTtcaaacacttcattggtgaagcagccaccaaggtccaaacccctgttgggccattgtgctcgcagacCTTGTGTCTTCACTGTGTCGTTGTGCTCGttggtttgaacaagtgaagtgtcgggatgaggtcccccgattgtggcctcaccagttcatagctTCGGGTCAAAAGTGTTTTATGTGGAGccggagggcgtgtcatgccagtGTCGCTAGTCACATTAAAAAGCTTACCAGgcattataaaaaaaaaacttcCACATAATCTACTCCAAGATTTTCCATATAATCGACAGGGACATTTCCTTCCCAATACGTGTGAGAA is a genomic window of Cryptomeria japonica chromosome 7, Sugi_1.0, whole genome shotgun sequence containing:
- the LOC131030086 gene encoding SKP1-like protein 1B; this translates as MPNDCKVLLKSSDNEMFEIDEAVAFESETIKNTIEDTGKEKAVLLPNVNSKILAKVIEYCNYHVEATKSAISEEDVKKWDKEFVKVDQATLFDLILLLRIFLNVKKLLDLTCQTVADMIEGKSPKEIRKTFKIKNDFTPEEEAEVRRENQWAFD